The proteins below come from a single Natrinema sp. SYSU A 869 genomic window:
- a CDS encoding pyridoxamine 5'-phosphate oxidase family protein yields MTPAERAFLERARVAALATVDTEGRPHAVPICFALLEPVDQSERPESTDDAVDATEVQSGGPDDESDGIRLVSAIDEKPKSTADLQRVRNIRANPRVTLLVDRYREDWSRLAWVQVRGRARILEPDASIHTDAVSALESKYEQYTNHDLDERLIVSIEIGRTVSWGALEDG; encoded by the coding sequence ATGACGCCCGCCGAGCGTGCCTTCCTCGAGCGAGCCCGTGTCGCCGCGTTAGCGACAGTCGACACCGAGGGACGACCTCACGCGGTACCGATCTGTTTCGCGCTGCTCGAGCCCGTGGATCAGTCGGAGCGGCCGGAGTCGACGGACGACGCCGTCGATGCGACCGAAGTCCAAAGCGGCGGTCCCGACGACGAAAGCGACGGGATCAGACTCGTCTCGGCGATCGACGAAAAGCCGAAATCGACCGCTGACCTCCAGCGCGTGCGGAATATTCGGGCGAACCCGCGGGTGACGCTGCTCGTCGACCGCTACCGCGAGGACTGGTCGCGTCTCGCGTGGGTTCAGGTCCGCGGACGGGCACGGATCCTCGAGCCCGACGCATCGATTCACACCGACGCCGTGAGCGCACTGGAGTCAAAGTACGAACAGTACACGAACCACGACCTCGACGAGCGCCTGATCGTTTCAATCGAGATCGGTCGGACCGTTTCCTGGGGCGCGCTCGAGGACGGATGA
- a CDS encoding GNAT family N-acetyltransferase, with protein MSTPTRTATRYSVRAFEPDDREAFLSLYETVFGHDRSPAWFRWKFRENPFVDHIPILVATADGDPVGFRSFFAQQMRIGETVRTAFQPCDTMVHRDHRERGLFNRMNERAVERYTDGAPSFFFNFPNENSKPGNLAHGWREVGTVPAYYRPQNPVTALEDRGDSKSMAGTGDRRASDGGPTAAVANTLEDAIATSQRAGDRLFVDSDSDLELERYETPPADTLEAVYQRSIPAAIHTDRSAAFYRWRFDNPIHTYRASVARRDGDPVAALVVSNVGDHARIVDALPRAIDAESAALERLLATALEASADRSYVEAFGETVPSPLRFRFYPDTRLPLSALIRPTSRTLLARDLEDGLALESSSIDSWTFSRLDLDTT; from the coding sequence ATGAGTACACCAACACGAACGGCGACGCGATACTCCGTCCGCGCGTTCGAGCCCGACGATCGAGAGGCGTTCCTGTCGCTGTACGAAACGGTGTTCGGCCACGACAGAAGCCCGGCGTGGTTCCGCTGGAAGTTCCGCGAGAATCCGTTTGTCGACCACATCCCGATCCTCGTGGCGACGGCCGACGGCGACCCCGTCGGCTTCCGGTCGTTTTTTGCCCAGCAGATGCGAATCGGCGAGACTGTCCGAACCGCGTTTCAGCCCTGCGATACGATGGTCCATCGGGACCACCGCGAGCGAGGACTCTTCAACCGGATGAACGAACGCGCCGTCGAGCGCTACACCGACGGCGCACCGTCGTTTTTCTTCAACTTCCCGAACGAGAACTCGAAGCCCGGCAATCTCGCACACGGCTGGCGCGAGGTCGGGACGGTACCAGCCTATTACCGGCCCCAGAACCCCGTCACCGCGCTCGAGGACCGAGGCGATAGTAAGTCGATGGCTGGCACCGGCGACCGGCGGGCGAGCGATGGCGGTCCGACCGCCGCAGTCGCGAACACGCTCGAGGACGCCATCGCGACCTCACAGCGGGCCGGTGACAGACTGTTCGTCGATTCGGACTCGGATCTCGAGCTCGAGCGCTACGAAACGCCGCCGGCGGACACGCTCGAAGCGGTCTACCAGCGGTCGATTCCCGCTGCGATTCACACCGACCGGAGCGCGGCGTTCTACCGCTGGCGGTTCGACAATCCCATCCACACGTATCGGGCCTCCGTCGCCCGACGGGACGGCGACCCGGTCGCCGCGCTCGTCGTCTCGAACGTTGGCGATCACGCGCGGATCGTCGACGCGCTCCCGCGGGCGATTGACGCGGAATCGGCGGCGCTCGAGCGCCTGCTCGCGACGGCCCTCGAGGCGTCCGCGGACCGAAGCTACGTCGAGGCGTTCGGGGAGACGGTGCCGTCACCGTTGCGGTTCCGGTTCTATCCGGACACGCGGCTGCCGCTGTCGGCGCTGATTCGACCAACGTCCCGAACCCTCCTCGCTCGCGATCTCGAGGACGGACTCGCACTCGAGTCGAGTTCGATCGACTCCTGGACGTTCTCGCGACTCGATCTAGACACGACATGA
- a CDS encoding cation-translocating P-type ATPase has protein sequence MSDRRAEGDRDGRCRLCGTLLPEPDGESPSDEFCSTGCRDVAAEFGTNDGVTSDDSDGSAEDSDPPLRSVDRPADPRPTATADDERPDGTVRTFFRVDGMHSATCEAFLEAVAEGRDGVDDAEASYVTETIRVDHDPDRISTDALENALSTLGYTAYLRDDATADDETGGTQRSREMSGLRKRRSDDMLEMRYVVGVVFGSFLLLPFVAVLYPMFLTSFTDWGAIEHFEGAFTGFSGPLYLPLFLILTGAIIYLTGGPLLRGAYVSLKLRRPTTDLLAVFTILSAYVFSILVSGLGRNDLYFDLTIVVASVVMGATYYEATVKRRATDRLTDLTVSQVDTARLYAGDGSTTELPVADLESGDRVLVREGERIPVDGTLSEGECTVDEAVVTGESLPVTKAAGDDVVGGSVVTTDAAVVDVGERTTSSIERLTRVVWNVQSADHGVTRRADEFAATLVPIVLAAAVVVGVGSLLAGASGLTASLAALMTLMVASPWALGFATPYSVAASLQEALERGIVVFDETVFERLRAVDVVVFDKTGTLTTGEMTVREADAPDDLLAAAAALEQRAAHPAAAAIADAFGSNGGAFEDDDGTARADGGSTASGELTVREFHTHATGVEGTVDDRTVLVGHPDLFRDRGWTLESDLEARIDHAREAGRLPIVVGRDGTAEGVVIVGDEPREAWDETIAALDEDGVDVVVLTGDDGTAADVFDRHPGVDHVFAGVSPDGKTATVERMKTDDRVAMVGDGTNDAPALAAADLGISLGSGTALAADAADVAIVDDDLAAVERAFALSRAARSRIRQNLGLAFVYNAIAIPAAVLGIVNPLVTTVAVVAGTLLIVGNAERSLVAE, from the coding sequence GTGAGCGATCGACGCGCGGAGGGCGATCGGGACGGCCGCTGTCGGCTGTGCGGGACGCTGCTCCCGGAGCCCGACGGCGAGTCGCCGTCGGACGAGTTCTGTTCGACCGGCTGTCGAGACGTCGCAGCCGAGTTCGGGACAAACGACGGTGTGACGAGCGACGACAGCGACGGCTCCGCCGAGGATAGCGACCCCCCCTTACGGTCCGTTGACCGGCCGGCTGATCCGCGACCGACCGCGACCGCAGACGACGAACGACCGGACGGGACCGTCCGCACGTTCTTCCGGGTCGACGGCATGCACTCCGCGACCTGCGAGGCCTTCCTCGAGGCCGTCGCCGAGGGCCGCGACGGCGTGGACGACGCTGAGGCGAGTTACGTCACGGAGACGATCCGGGTCGATCACGATCCCGATCGAATCTCGACCGACGCGCTCGAGAACGCGCTGAGTACGCTCGGCTACACGGCCTATCTCCGGGACGACGCGACCGCTGACGACGAGACGGGCGGAACCCAGCGCTCGCGCGAGATGTCCGGACTCCGAAAGCGCCGGTCGGACGATATGCTCGAGATGCGATACGTCGTCGGCGTCGTCTTCGGTTCGTTCCTCCTGTTGCCGTTCGTGGCCGTCCTCTACCCGATGTTTCTGACCTCGTTTACCGACTGGGGCGCGATCGAGCACTTCGAGGGCGCCTTTACCGGCTTCAGCGGGCCGCTGTATCTGCCCCTGTTTCTCATTCTGACGGGCGCGATCATCTACCTGACCGGCGGTCCGCTCTTGCGGGGCGCGTACGTCAGCCTGAAACTCCGGCGGCCCACGACAGACCTGCTTGCAGTCTTCACAATACTCAGCGCGTACGTCTTCAGCATCCTCGTCTCCGGGCTCGGGCGCAACGATCTCTACTTCGATCTGACGATCGTCGTGGCCTCGGTCGTGATGGGCGCGACCTACTACGAGGCGACGGTCAAGCGCCGCGCGACGGACCGACTGACCGACCTCACCGTCTCGCAGGTCGACACCGCCCGGCTCTACGCCGGAGACGGCTCGACGACGGAACTCCCCGTTGCCGACCTCGAGTCGGGCGACCGCGTGCTCGTCCGGGAGGGCGAGCGCATCCCCGTGGACGGGACGCTGTCCGAGGGCGAGTGTACTGTCGACGAAGCCGTCGTGACGGGGGAGTCGCTCCCGGTCACGAAAGCGGCGGGAGACGACGTGGTCGGCGGCTCGGTCGTCACCACTGACGCGGCGGTGGTCGACGTCGGCGAGCGGACGACCAGCAGCATCGAGCGGCTCACGCGGGTCGTCTGGAACGTCCAGAGCGCTGACCACGGCGTCACGCGGCGAGCCGACGAGTTCGCCGCGACCCTCGTCCCGATCGTCCTCGCCGCCGCAGTCGTCGTCGGCGTGGGTTCCCTCCTCGCCGGCGCGAGCGGGCTGACCGCCTCGCTGGCCGCCCTCATGACGCTCATGGTCGCCAGCCCGTGGGCGCTCGGCTTCGCGACGCCGTACTCCGTCGCCGCGAGCCTTCAGGAAGCCCTCGAGCGCGGCATCGTGGTCTTCGATGAGACGGTCTTCGAACGCCTCCGCGCGGTCGACGTCGTCGTCTTCGACAAGACCGGCACACTCACGACCGGCGAAATGACCGTCCGCGAGGCCGACGCCCCCGACGACCTGCTCGCGGCCGCCGCCGCCCTCGAGCAGCGAGCGGCCCACCCGGCAGCGGCAGCGATCGCCGACGCGTTCGGGAGCAATGGAGGCGCGTTCGAAGATGACGACGGGACGGCTCGCGCTGACGGCGGCTCGACCGCATCCGGCGAACTGACCGTCCGGGAGTTCCACACCCATGCGACCGGCGTCGAGGGAACCGTGGACGACCGGACGGTACTGGTCGGCCACCCCGACCTCTTCCGGGATCGGGGGTGGACGCTCGAGTCCGACCTCGAGGCACGGATCGATCACGCACGAGAGGCCGGTCGGCTCCCGATCGTCGTCGGCCGAGATGGGACCGCCGAAGGGGTCGTGATCGTCGGCGATGAGCCCCGCGAGGCGTGGGACGAGACGATCGCGGCCCTGGACGAGGACGGGGTCGACGTCGTGGTCCTGACCGGCGACGACGGGACGGCGGCCGATGTCTTCGATCGCCATCCGGGCGTTGACCACGTCTTCGCCGGCGTCTCGCCGGACGGAAAGACGGCGACGGTCGAGCGGATGAAGACCGACGACCGCGTGGCGATGGTCGGCGACGGGACGAACGACGCGCCCGCGCTCGCCGCGGCCGATCTGGGAATCTCGCTGGGTAGCGGGACGGCGCTCGCCGCCGACGCGGCCGACGTCGCGATCGTCGACGACGATCTCGCCGCGGTCGAACGGGCGTTCGCCCTGTCGAGGGCTGCACGCAGTCGAATACGGCAGAATCTCGGACTCGCGTTCGTCTACAACGCGATCGCCATCCCCGCTGCCGTGCTCGGTATCGTGAACCCGCTGGTGACGACCGTCGCCGTCGTAGCGGGGACCCTCCTCATCGTCGGGAACGCTGAGCGATCGCTCGTCGCGGAGTGA
- a CDS encoding lactate utilization protein, with protein MSNDYYTKDDFAGDLEIDDSRFDQDPDEETIDEAVSNIEERNIEVHVVDDGEAAREYLRDQIPDGAEVMDGHSTTLEEIGFTDDLEAADGFDYLGNRIGEIDDDEERFRARREAVTADVFVDSVNAIAESGELLGANALGNAVGAWAFGAESLVLVGSTNKIVGNWSSAVERIREYAYPLEDARAEEAYGQGSVVGKLVSLEHERVDDRTQLVLIDERHGF; from the coding sequence ATGAGTAACGATTACTATACGAAGGACGACTTCGCGGGCGACCTCGAGATCGACGACTCTCGCTTCGATCAGGATCCGGACGAGGAAACGATCGACGAAGCCGTCTCGAACATCGAAGAACGGAATATCGAGGTCCACGTCGTCGACGACGGTGAGGCCGCACGCGAGTATCTCCGTGATCAGATTCCCGACGGAGCCGAAGTGATGGACGGTCACTCGACGACGCTCGAGGAGATCGGCTTCACCGACGACCTCGAGGCAGCGGACGGGTTCGACTACCTCGGCAACCGGATCGGGGAGATCGACGACGACGAGGAGCGGTTCCGGGCGCGACGCGAGGCGGTTACCGCCGACGTCTTCGTCGACAGCGTCAACGCGATCGCCGAGAGTGGCGAGTTGCTCGGGGCCAACGCGCTCGGCAACGCCGTCGGCGCATGGGCATTCGGTGCAGAGTCGCTCGTACTGGTTGGCAGCACGAACAAGATCGTCGGCAACTGGTCGAGCGCCGTCGAGCGGATCCGTGAGTATGCCTACCCGCTCGAGGACGCCCGCGCCGAAGAGGCGTACGGGCAGGGAAGCGTCGTCGGCAAGCTCGTCTCCCTCGAGCACGAACGGGTCGACGACCGCACCCAACTCGTGTTGATCGACGAGCGACACGGGTTCTAA
- a CDS encoding MFS transporter, whose protein sequence is MSDRMRRRRAYAAVVAGTLGYTCLMFIWFSLPAYLSTIIDELGLSGTQAGVVAGAVPLTYIPIALFTGMVVDRVGPGRSLAAGVLIYGVAQVARSFAAGFPSLLAATLLIGVGATAITFGLPKLVSVLFPPDETGFPSSIYLVGASAGTASAFAVGRPVLGPLLGGWRALFFWSGVVAIAYGLCWFVVARRLGIDARNRAANGANAADSSLSLAAIRRDLTLVLTHRELQLVVVVGTMYLLIAHGMQGWLPTLLESRGYSPDRAGRTTSLLVAANVVGVLTVPAVADRLGVRRTALMVCGLVAGLGITGVLSSGLGLLLLGSVVVTGFGFGGLSPLIRAIPPELEGIGARLTGTAVGFIFAVGEIGGFLGPVLIGTLYDLTGSYVPGLGLLASAGLVIAVAGGVLRYRYGDS, encoded by the coding sequence ATGAGTGATCGGATGCGTCGCCGTCGCGCGTACGCTGCCGTCGTTGCCGGGACGCTGGGCTACACCTGCTTGATGTTCATCTGGTTCTCGCTGCCCGCGTATCTCTCGACGATCATCGACGAACTCGGGCTCTCGGGCACCCAGGCCGGCGTGGTCGCGGGGGCGGTCCCGTTGACCTACATCCCGATCGCACTGTTCACTGGGATGGTCGTCGATCGCGTCGGTCCAGGACGGAGCCTCGCGGCCGGCGTGTTGATCTACGGCGTCGCTCAGGTCGCTCGCAGCTTCGCGGCCGGCTTTCCCTCCTTGCTCGCGGCGACGCTGTTGATCGGCGTCGGCGCGACGGCGATCACGTTTGGGCTTCCCAAACTCGTCTCGGTGTTGTTCCCGCCCGACGAGACCGGCTTTCCGTCCTCTATCTACCTCGTCGGGGCGTCGGCGGGGACGGCGAGCGCCTTTGCCGTCGGTCGGCCAGTTCTGGGCCCACTGCTCGGCGGCTGGCGCGCCCTGTTCTTCTGGAGCGGCGTCGTCGCGATCGCGTATGGCCTGTGCTGGTTCGTCGTCGCCCGCCGATTGGGGATCGACGCCCGCAATCGCGCGGCCAACGGCGCGAACGCGGCGGACTCGTCGCTCTCGCTCGCGGCTATTCGACGCGATCTCACCCTCGTCCTTACCCACCGCGAGCTGCAGCTCGTGGTCGTCGTCGGGACGATGTATCTGCTAATCGCCCACGGCATGCAGGGGTGGCTCCCGACGCTGCTCGAGTCCCGGGGCTACTCGCCGGACCGGGCCGGACGGACGACGAGCCTGCTCGTCGCGGCCAATGTCGTCGGCGTGTTGACGGTCCCCGCAGTCGCCGATCGGCTGGGGGTTCGGCGCACCGCCCTGATGGTCTGTGGGCTCGTAGCGGGACTCGGCATCACCGGCGTCCTCTCGAGCGGGCTCGGTCTCTTGCTGCTCGGGAGCGTCGTCGTCACCGGGTTCGGGTTCGGCGGGCTCTCGCCGCTCATCCGGGCAATTCCGCCGGAACTCGAGGGGATCGGCGCGCGGTTGACTGGCACCGCGGTCGGGTTCATCTTCGCCGTCGGCGAGATTGGAGGATTCCTCGGCCCGGTGCTGATCGGGACGCTCTACGATCTCACCGGCTCGTACGTGCCAGGTCTGGGACTCCTCGCCTCGGCGGGCCTCGTCATCGCGGTCGCCGGCGGCGTGTTGCGATATCGGTACGGCGACTCCTGA
- a CDS encoding Hsp20/alpha crystallin family protein, whose product MSATPSSDAASFPFPTQFVYEGPLNRFRAAVDIAPTGIDDVTVEAGPRHLRVIVDLGDHVAERAVRPLPDDLVFGDDHEAVYNNGVLTVSLSTRSRE is encoded by the coding sequence ATGTCCGCCACTCCGTCGTCCGACGCGGCGTCGTTTCCCTTTCCGACGCAGTTTGTCTACGAGGGACCGCTCAACCGGTTTCGGGCCGCTGTCGACATCGCTCCTACGGGTATCGATGATGTGACGGTTGAAGCCGGCCCGCGTCACCTTCGAGTCATCGTCGATCTGGGTGACCACGTCGCCGAACGAGCCGTTCGGCCGCTTCCAGACGACCTCGTCTTCGGTGACGATCACGAGGCCGTCTATAACAACGGCGTCCTCACCGTCTCGCTGAGTACCCGCTCACGAGAGTGA